A genomic region of Fluviispira vulneris contains the following coding sequences:
- a CDS encoding TcdA/TcdB catalytic glycosyltransferase domain-containing protein, with translation MKFFKSKAKSSINKTDEIAQKIEESKNVFVNDDNVIKNEKDKLLSVLTSYKDKLLNHELTGEIEYEYLTDMLKYTYYGDTFGNNIEFKELRAYFYKAYLELSNEILGEGIPHNIHMVWLGGPLGQAQKDYLKIWGSINKRYSVYVWYDSAASFVYQTRQFIIKYFQKNFPQDFPDNFLQVQDEIYKHVLEDSDFFNYVHNEENEIINSPNIRLKNFLIKKFNTEEERFEIEKLFDENQKKFESMFDASNYNDLSDPNNSLSNIYFRDVGDLVSKSSIKEYYTREIYLRMIFAAASDMLRLEILNSVGGIYIDFDVLPKIQENISISHKLNTLKIQIAEGHENERKMNAIDLHYILKRNHLLKNSLESNKDDNAELLPELKRLIDQKNKDLVKEVNRLKEQYKDNPSYLEQIKDLTSIESLIPQNIQELELEQIFKPLPKNLGEFSPGLKVVNNRIVIQSAAGNSIIIANKDNSIISNLLSQIALNYKFLLDRLDGKSGFLDEIEEIRANREKQLKLLQEKKLLIEEIDSKKSMLSELIKESNEFNSHEIRTLKSEIENKIIKLNAFEASESTLSYRYDSLKENERNTMVISGPSVISKLMDLRFMTTELVPTLTFYLSDYFTLGSEEDLISSWAQVATITNSDPHTTKIQGHC, from the coding sequence ATGAAATTTTTTAAAAGTAAAGCTAAATCTAGTATAAATAAAACAGATGAAATTGCACAAAAAATTGAAGAATCTAAAAACGTTTTCGTTAATGATGATAATGTGATTAAAAATGAAAAAGATAAACTTTTATCCGTATTAACATCTTATAAAGATAAATTGTTGAATCATGAATTAACAGGCGAGATCGAATATGAATATTTAACAGATATGTTAAAATATACCTATTATGGAGATACTTTCGGTAACAATATAGAATTCAAAGAGCTGCGTGCTTATTTTTATAAGGCGTATCTTGAACTTTCAAATGAAATTCTTGGCGAAGGAATACCTCATAATATCCATATGGTTTGGCTCGGCGGCCCTTTAGGTCAAGCTCAAAAAGATTATTTAAAAATATGGGGTTCGATAAACAAAAGATACAGCGTTTATGTTTGGTATGATTCTGCTGCTTCTTTTGTGTATCAAACGAGACAATTTATAATCAAATATTTTCAAAAAAATTTCCCTCAAGATTTTCCAGATAATTTCTTACAGGTGCAAGATGAAATTTATAAACATGTTTTAGAAGATAGTGATTTTTTTAATTATGTGCACAATGAAGAGAATGAAATTATAAATAGCCCGAATATAAGACTAAAAAATTTCTTAATCAAAAAATTTAATACTGAAGAAGAAAGATTTGAAATAGAAAAATTATTTGATGAAAATCAAAAAAAATTCGAATCCATGTTTGACGCTAGCAATTACAACGATCTTAGTGATCCTAATAATTCATTGAGTAATATCTATTTTAGGGACGTTGGAGATTTAGTAAGTAAATCTTCAATTAAAGAGTATTATACAAGAGAAATTTATTTAAGAATGATTTTTGCTGCTGCATCAGACATGCTAAGGCTTGAAATTTTAAATTCAGTAGGTGGTATTTATATAGATTTTGATGTATTACCAAAAATTCAAGAAAATATAAGTATAAGTCATAAACTAAACACCTTAAAAATTCAAATAGCAGAAGGTCATGAAAATGAAAGAAAAATGAACGCTATTGATCTTCACTATATATTAAAAAGAAATCATCTCCTAAAAAATAGCTTAGAAAGCAATAAAGATGATAATGCTGAATTATTACCCGAACTAAAACGCTTAATCGATCAAAAAAATAAAGATCTTGTCAAAGAGGTAAATAGATTAAAAGAGCAATATAAAGATAATCCAAGCTATTTAGAACAGATAAAAGATTTAACTTCAATTGAAAGTCTCATTCCTCAGAATATTCAAGAATTGGAATTAGAACAAATATTTAAACCATTGCCTAAGAATTTAGGAGAGTTTTCACCTGGTCTTAAAGTTGTAAATAATCGTATTGTCATTCAATCTGCAGCTGGAAATAGTATTATTATTGCAAATAAAGATAATAGTATTATATCTAATTTGTTAAGTCAAATTGCGCTCAATTATAAATTTTTATTAGATCGTCTAGATGGAAAATCAGGATTTCTTGATGAAATTGAAGAAATAAGAGCCAATAGAGAAAAACAATTAAAACTTCTACAAGAAAAGAAATTACTCATTGAAGAAATTGACTCTAAAAAATCGATGCTGAGTGAATTAATCAAAGAAAGTAATGAGTTTAACTCGCACGAAATCCGAACTCTTAAAAGCGAAATTGAAAATAAAATAATAAAATTAAATGCTTTTGAAGCTTCTGAAAGCACATTAAGTTACAGATATGATTCTCTCAAAGAAAATGAGAGAAATACAATGGTAATTTCAGGTCCTTCAGTGATTTCAAAATTGATGGATTTAAGATTTATGACTACAGAACTAGTTCCAACACTAACATTTTACCTGAGTGATTATTTTACTTTAGGTTCAGAAGAAGATTTAATTTCTTCATGGGCACAAGTTGCAACTATTACCAATTCAGATCCACACACAACTAAAATACAAGGGCATTGCTAA
- the atpB gene encoding F0F1 ATP synthase subunit A, with the protein MKRKIIAILGFLSLAIMPAAHADSSGVQVVNWYHEILVRFFSLFNNENSANLIAQKAEHWAPVFASAFAVLLLAGIAYISGFARMKPEQMSDEEILPPKKFGLFAFFEIGWSVVSSTLESTIGEKEWMRFVGVLGGTFFVLIVSNLSGVLPGFSPATSSMSFTFAAAMAIFVYFNYYGLKEAGFSYIKHLAGPVLWMAPLMFLIELISLLSRPLSLSLRIFGNISGDHFVFAIFSGLMKDFYIPFIPIPAIFLGFGTFVACLQAFIFMTLSAVYIKLALESKAHH; encoded by the coding sequence ATGAAACGTAAAATTATTGCTATATTAGGTTTTTTATCACTTGCTATTATGCCTGCAGCTCATGCAGATTCTTCGGGAGTCCAGGTTGTGAATTGGTATCATGAAATTTTAGTTAGATTCTTTTCTCTCTTTAATAATGAAAATTCTGCAAATTTGATTGCTCAAAAAGCAGAGCACTGGGCTCCCGTTTTTGCTTCTGCCTTCGCAGTTCTTCTTTTAGCAGGAATTGCTTATATCTCTGGTTTTGCCCGCATGAAGCCAGAACAAATGAGCGATGAAGAAATCCTTCCACCGAAGAAATTTGGTTTATTCGCATTTTTTGAAATAGGTTGGTCAGTCGTTTCGTCGACTCTCGAATCTACAATAGGTGAAAAAGAATGGATGCGCTTTGTAGGTGTGTTAGGTGGAACTTTTTTTGTATTAATTGTTTCTAACTTGTCAGGTGTATTACCTGGTTTTTCTCCCGCTACATCGAGTATGTCATTCACTTTTGCAGCAGCAATGGCAATATTTGTTTATTTCAATTATTATGGTCTAAAAGAAGCTGGTTTTAGTTATATCAAACATTTAGCTGGTCCTGTATTATGGATGGCTCCTTTGATGTTTTTAATCGAATTAATCAGTCTATTATCTCGTCCTCTTTCATTATCTCTTCGTATTTTTGGGAATATTTCTGGAGATCACTTTGTTTTTGCAATATTTTCAGGATTAATGAAAGATTTTTATATTCCATTTATTCCAATACCTGCAATATTCTTAGGTTTTGGTACTTTCGTGGCATGCCTCCAAGCATTTATTTTTATGACTTTGAGTGCAGTCTATATAAAACTTGCTCTTGAATCAAAAGCACACCATTAA
- the dnaA gene encoding chromosomal replication initiator protein DnaA: MLDRDFNQIFSEKLRIRFVELGLSKSTATKIAKLVTPIRIDGNTIISSCADPFYRDQFISPKIDEIEKIAKQCFGSEFSFKIDSQPIDFKHQKNIPHTSLPEIRDEITLFPDDNIYYSEKKKKTKGKIQQDNFVQPKIEEANQLNKESTELITQNNEKPRTLDASQNFSTFIRCESNLVAYSACEAVAKNPGNLSNPLFIYGATGLGKTHLLHSVGNEIQHKIPDAKILYITSEDFVNDVIHRGIRVGKMDEVRMKYSACDVLLVDDIQFLEKKDACQIEFFHTFNELYQKRKQIVITSDKFPKDIPNIEERLKSRFLQGLLVDIEPPGFEDRVAIIETKANLIGLKINQEISFLIATHAKTNVREIQGLLKDLLMNQHMTGRSPTIESVTAILKRRFPTGSVESTIDIAAIQKVVANHFQIKMSDLMGQSRQQKFVVARHIAMFLAKEMIGLQIVAIASAFGKKDHTTVLHAMSKVKESLEKDDEFRGNFVQIKRKIDQIMQSN; the protein is encoded by the coding sequence ATGTTAGATAGAGATTTCAATCAAATTTTTTCTGAAAAACTACGCATTCGCTTTGTTGAGCTTGGACTTTCAAAATCAACAGCCACTAAAATTGCCAAATTAGTGACCCCAATACGTATTGATGGAAACACTATAATATCTTCATGTGCAGATCCGTTTTATCGAGATCAATTTATATCTCCAAAAATTGATGAAATTGAAAAAATTGCTAAACAATGCTTTGGCTCAGAGTTCTCCTTTAAAATTGACTCTCAACCTATTGATTTCAAGCATCAGAAAAACATCCCTCATACATCACTGCCAGAAATAAGAGATGAGATTACGCTTTTTCCAGATGACAATATATATTATTCAGAAAAAAAGAAGAAAACAAAAGGAAAAATCCAACAAGATAACTTTGTACAACCTAAAATAGAAGAAGCTAACCAACTCAATAAAGAATCTACAGAGTTGATTACACAAAATAATGAGAAACCAAGAACGCTCGATGCATCACAGAATTTTAGCACCTTTATTCGTTGTGAAAGCAATCTAGTTGCCTACTCAGCCTGTGAAGCGGTTGCAAAAAACCCAGGGAACTTATCTAATCCTTTGTTTATTTATGGGGCAACTGGTTTAGGAAAAACACATCTCCTCCATTCTGTTGGAAATGAAATTCAACATAAAATTCCTGATGCAAAAATTCTATATATTACTAGCGAAGATTTTGTGAATGATGTTATCCATAGAGGTATTCGTGTGGGTAAAATGGACGAAGTACGTATGAAATACAGTGCTTGTGACGTTTTACTTGTTGACGACATACAATTTTTAGAAAAAAAAGATGCCTGCCAAATAGAATTTTTTCACACTTTCAACGAACTTTATCAAAAAAGAAAGCAAATCGTTATCACAAGCGATAAGTTTCCTAAAGATATTCCAAATATTGAAGAAAGATTAAAAAGCCGTTTTCTACAAGGTTTACTTGTTGATATCGAGCCACCTGGATTTGAAGACCGAGTTGCTATTATAGAAACAAAAGCCAATTTAATTGGTTTAAAAATAAATCAAGAAATATCTTTTCTAATTGCAACCCATGCAAAAACAAATGTTAGAGAAATTCAAGGGCTACTTAAAGATCTCTTAATGAATCAACATATGACTGGGCGCAGTCCGACTATTGAATCAGTGACTGCAATTTTAAAAAGAAGATTTCCTACTGGCTCAGTTGAGTCTACAATTGATATAGCTGCTATTCAAAAGGTTGTTGCAAATCATTTCCAAATTAAAATGTCTGATTTAATGGGACAAAGCCGTCAACAAAAATTCGTTGTAGCGAGACATATTGCCATGTTTTTAGCAAAAGAAATGATAGGTCTACAAATTGTTGCAATTGCGAGTGCGTTTGGCAAGAAAGATCACACAACTGTTCTACATGCAATGTCAAAAGTAAAAGAATCTTTAGAAAAAGATGATGAGTTTAGAGGAAACTTTGTACAAATTAAAAGAAAAATAGATCAAATTATGCAATCAAATTAA
- a CDS encoding recombinase family protein translates to MSMIGYARVSSTGQSLDIQIDKLKNWHKIFKESISASSMRRENLEACLEYLREGDIFVVTKIDRLSRSTWYLWQITNESERKKVNLQILDQNINTNDSSGRLLFKLHRWIIIPRIGFLKNLYQPICYFNIFATEPHFIILYFDLNFFIIHNGFRYFLI, encoded by the coding sequence ATGAGCATGATCGGTTATGCAAGGGTAAGCTCCACAGGTCAAAGTTTGGATATCCAAATAGATAAGCTAAAAAATTGGCATAAAATTTTTAAAGAAAGTATAAGTGCTTCTTCCATGAGAAGGGAAAATCTTGAAGCCTGTCTTGAATATCTTAGAGAAGGTGACATTTTTGTTGTTACCAAGATTGACAGACTTTCTCGTTCAACCTGGTACTTATGGCAAATCACAAATGAGTCAGAGCGAAAAAAGGTTAATCTTCAGATTCTAGATCAAAATATTAATACAAATGACTCTTCTGGTCGCTTACTTTTTAAGCTCCATCGCTGGATAATTATACCAAGAATAGGCTTTTTGAAAAACCTCTACCAGCCAATTTGTTACTTTAACATTTTTGCAACAGAACCACATTTCATCATACTCTATTTTGACTTGAATTTTTTTATTATTCATAATGGGTTCCGATATTTTCTTATCTAA
- a CDS encoding ATP synthase F0 subunit C, with protein sequence MKSKFALMTVAATTALLTTLPALAEEAATSGMSTGTGLKLIGAGLAIGLAVVGAGQGQGTAARGALESIGRNPQAYNKIFTPFLLAMALIEFQAILGLIIAFLILGK encoded by the coding sequence ATGAAAAGCAAATTTGCTTTAATGACTGTAGCTGCGACAACTGCACTTTTAACCACTCTTCCAGCTTTAGCTGAAGAAGCTGCAACTTCTGGTATGTCAACTGGAACAGGCCTTAAATTAATCGGTGCTGGACTTGCAATTGGTCTTGCAGTTGTTGGTGCTGGCCAAGGTCAAGGTACTGCTGCAAGAGGCGCTCTCGAAAGCATTGGTCGTAACCCACAAGCTTATAATAAAATATTCACGCCATTCCTTCTTGCAATGGCGCTTATCGAATTCCAAGCTATCTTAGGCTTAATTATTGCATTCCTTATTCTTGGTAAATAA
- the gluQRS gene encoding tRNA glutamyl-Q(34) synthetase GluQRS, with translation MTTTPEKYIGRFAPSPTGKLHFGSLVTALASYLRARSKGGKWFLRIEDVDTTRIEKGAIHSILTTLEDYGFQWDDEIIFQSKRSDIYQDYLGILKTKNLIFNCICTRREISKNKKNTLSGEYVYGGKCRELHNPSRLKHAKRIKTFEERITFHDLLRGKLRQNIAEDVGDFIVWRSENFASYQLAVVIDDHLQGITEVVRGSDLYLQTPRQIYLQKCLNFMTPIYAHIPVVLNEFGQKLSKQTKANPILKENARDNLISALNYLGFDYGTQNKIIEISRNNNEILENAARYFNLKNTKF, from the coding sequence ATGACGACAACACCTGAAAAATATATAGGCCGCTTCGCCCCCTCTCCCACTGGCAAGCTCCATTTTGGCTCATTGGTAACAGCACTGGCAAGTTATCTTAGAGCTCGCTCAAAGGGTGGGAAATGGTTCCTTAGAATAGAAGATGTGGATACCACTCGCATAGAAAAAGGGGCTATACACTCCATTTTGACAACTTTGGAAGATTATGGTTTTCAATGGGATGATGAAATTATCTTTCAATCTAAAAGAAGCGATATTTATCAAGATTATTTAGGAATTTTAAAGACAAAAAATTTAATATTCAATTGTATTTGTACAAGAAGAGAAATTTCAAAAAATAAAAAAAATACATTATCTGGTGAATATGTTTATGGAGGAAAATGTAGAGAATTACATAATCCCTCTAGATTAAAACATGCTAAAAGGATTAAAACTTTTGAAGAGAGAATAACTTTTCATGACTTGCTGAGAGGTAAATTAAGGCAAAATATAGCAGAAGATGTTGGTGATTTTATTGTGTGGCGATCCGAGAATTTTGCATCTTATCAACTTGCTGTGGTTATTGATGACCATTTACAAGGAATTACCGAAGTTGTGCGAGGAAGTGATCTTTACTTACAAACTCCTCGTCAAATATATTTACAAAAATGTTTGAACTTTATGACCCCCATTTATGCACATATTCCAGTTGTATTAAATGAGTTTGGACAAAAACTTTCTAAGCAAACCAAAGCAAATCCAATTCTAAAAGAAAATGCTAGAGATAATTTAATTTCTGCTTTAAATTATCTTGGCTTTGATTATGGAACCCAAAATAAAATTATAGAGATTTCCAGAAATAATAATGAAATTCTTGAAAATGCTGCAAGGTATTTTAATTTGAAAAATACTAAATTTTAA